The Anolis carolinensis isolate JA03-04 chromosome 2, rAnoCar3.1.pri, whole genome shotgun sequence genome has a window encoding:
- the LOC134296658 gene encoding uncharacterized protein LOC134296658: protein MSEEEDQSPNEAERPLQGARPKREETLQAIASSTGYPKPNGVTQRIPRLGRGVSAAAETSWGSGGSMPETVALRLSILETNLSRLSETVGRLVPLLEENLQKEASRYGAEREPSKEGDWSQRGQRASTQSPVAARDEGDEEYWQELQFRGSMAREVERQRALGTLRPPSPTELPTPRMGVRVERPLGPGIGSSGFADEGGEERGVQEEEEDVPYDEERRDEGATARPVCGWAEEPTAAADFQEPRRMTTGVGRGVFQGATRGNLMQPFPMPPRQYQRAAEWMPRREDLKLEYGGESEELNFFLISIRGYMEDNAHTFPSEASRVRAIGNTLKRGAASWYVQLHARRDPCLRSVPRFLAALENRFRDRLEQLRARDQLKGIKQRDKTVPEYAEEFLHLAERVPEWSEVTKVELFKEGLRPEIFSWAAHRDDPETLQGWIQLAGRVESTLAQVKRFRSSSGQQRPVARGRGETRKQERPGGRPGIPSRGDDNKPKPGCFVCGKTGHRAAECWARKGEPPKAPKPKPATGRRAEEEVQAPESSERLDYGERRTEEEDEENGGAMSCSQIPGLNFQALNLTS, encoded by the exons atgagcgaggaagaagatcaaagcccaaatgaggcagagaggcctttgcaaggggcccggccgaagagagaagagacgctgcaagccatagcttcctctacggggtaccccaagccgaacggcgtgacccagagaattcccaggctcggaagaggcgtctctgcagctgcagaaaccagttggggatctggaggaagtatgccggagaccgtggccctgcggttatccatcctggaaactaatttatccaggctgtcggaaaccgtggggagattggtgccattattggaagagaatctccagaaggaggccagccgatatggcgccgagagagaaccaagcaaagaaggagattggagccagaggggccagcgggcgtcaacgcagagccccgtggcggcaagggacgagggagatgaggaatactggcaggagctgcagttccggggcagcatggcgcgagaagtggagcgtcagcgagccctggggaccctgaggccgccgtctccaacagagctcccaaccccccgaatgggcgtcagggtggaaaggccactggggccagggatcgggtccagtggattcgcagacgaaggcggagaggagcggggggtccaggaagaggaggaggatgtgccgtacgacgaggaaaggcgagatgagggggctacagctaggccagtatgcggatgggcggaagagccaacagcggcggcagacttccaggagccgcgcagaatgaccaccggagtggggcgcggcgtgttccaaggagccacccgaggaaacctgatgcaacccttccccatgccgcccagacaatatcaaagggctgcagaatggatgcctagaagggaagatcttaagctggaatacggaggggaatcagaggaactgaacttttttctaattagcattagaggatacatggaagacaacgcacacacatttccctccgaagcaagcagggttcgagccatcggcaacacactaaagcgaggagcagccagctggtatgtgcaattgcatgccagacgcgacccatgcctgaggtcagtgccccgcttcctcgccgcactggagaaccggttcagagaccggctagagcaattgagggctcgagaccaactgaaaggaataaaacagagggacaaaacggtgcccgagtacgcagaggaattcctccacctcgcggaaagggtaccggagtggtctgaagtaaccaaagtggaactatttaaagagggactacgccccgagattttcagctgggcagcgcacagagacgaccccgagacgctccagggatggattcagctagcggggcgcgtcgaatctaccctggcacaagtaaagcgcttcaggagcagcagcggccagcaaagaccggtggcgagaggtcgaggagaaacgaggaagcaagaaagacccggagggaggccggggattccctccagaggagacgacaacaaacctaaaccgggatgctttgtatgtgggaagacgggccaccgagcagcggaatgctgggcccggaagggggagccgccaaaagccccaaagcccaagccagcaaccgggaggcgtgcggaggaggaggtgcaggccccagaatcttcggaaagattg gactatggtgaaagaagaaccgaagaggaggacgaagaaaacgggggcgccatgtcatgcagccagatcccagggctgaatttccaagccctgaatctgacttcataa